Below is a window of Pseudomonas monteilii DNA.
GCCATACCCAATTAACAAAGATTGATGCTGCCGGTGATGCGCCTCACTGTTAGGGGCGCACAGTACGTGGGCTATGCGGCCGAGTGCATTGCCCACGATCTTGCCCTCAGCCCGCCGAGGGTGATGAAATGTTGTCAAAGAACGGCAGCGGCTACACCATAACTGCATACATTGGTCAAACCTCTAAATATCCAAGTCGGGCCTTGTCGCTTCGTTGAATCGTGGACGCGTCATCGTGACCCATGCGGGCCTAGCGCTGCTCAGCCCAGTCTCGGGCGGGTCGGCGTGAACGAGCTGAAAGACTATTGGAGGCTTTTACAAATTTCACAGCGATCAGAAACCTTCCGATTCGGTTTCTGCTCTATCCATTTGAGCTATAAGATCCTCAATAGAGAGTGCTGGAAATTTTCTATGCAACATCGCGTGACAATTAGGGCAAACTGGGCGAAGATCGGTTACCGGGTTGAGTTCATAAGATTCTCCTATTTCAGCTAATGGTTTTAAGTGATGGACATGAATAAATTTTTCGCCCAGCTCCCCATATTTTTCCGAGAAGTCGAACTTGCAAACAAAACACTTCCAGCCCCAGTGGTGGGTGCATTTTAGACGAGCGCCTCGGTCTCGCTCGTAAATCTTAGTCGTTACAAATTTAGCTCCACCTTCGGTCACTGTATCGCGATTGTTGGTTTGTAAAATTGATTCGATATCTGATTCTAGGAGGTCTTGATCAAAATCCCAGATTACCTTTACTGGTGAAGTATTGGATACTTGGTAAGGTTTAGCGACTCCTGCAAATATGAATGGCTCACGATCAGACTGGCGATAAAATATGTAGACGCGACCTAGAGGTTTTAGCAGTCTCTGTATTGAGTTGTGTTGCAACTTTGACGGGCCTTTGCCTGACCACACCAAGCGATCACCTTCAAAATAGTTTTCGTAATTATGGCCAGTTCGTCCAGGAGCACCAATGTTGCAAAATATAAAAGCATTCCCCTCGTGCTCCGTGTAGCCGGTGAACCAAGCGCCACCTTTTGGTTCGGGACTCAAGCCAAGTATTTTGAATACATCGGACCTGCTATATATTTCACCCAAAATAAACTTCGGTAAAGTTGGCTGTTTTTTTTGGCTAGCAGGTGAGTCAATTTTTCGTAAAGGGATATCAGAAACCTCTGAGGCAGCAATCACATAGCCGACCTGCTTAAGACGTATTTCTGCTGCTCGGAGGATATCTGCGCTAAAGCAGCGCCGCCATATACTTTGCGTAACTAGAGCTTCAACTGAAAGATCCAGTCTTCCGCCCTCCCAAAGTTTGGTAAATCCATCGGATGGTTTCGAATGGGATATCAAGGAAATCACGGTTTGATATCCACCTAGCGAACCTAGCATTTGGAGGAATAATGCTGGTCGGTAGTTTAGTGCTGATTGTGCTTCCATCGCTTTATGGCGCAAGAATGTTGTGAACTCTTCGTCTTCCACAGTTGTCATCGGCATTTTGGTTCTCTTATATTTTGTAGTGTGCTGATTGTGCGATTACTGGCTTCAAGCTGCAACATGTGTTTGAGTCGATCCTCAGTCCATAGGCATAGATATTTGGCCGCTTCTGTTGATTGCTGTCGGTTGAGACTATAAAAATCAGATTCGATCAGATGTTGAACACCCATGTTTTTCCCAGGCGGAGGGCAAGCAGCCGCACGGTCAGCAGATAGTAATACCGGGTGGCCTTGCTTCGTCGATCCAAGCGATGCTCGAGAAACCAAACCAAATGCTTTCGCTGCCAGGCCCAGGGTGTCGCTCGCTGCCATCGCTCTGCAATTTCAGCCTGGATCATCTTCGCCTGCCGCAAATGACGTTGCCGGGTCGCGGACGAGCCGGTCAGAACACCAGCCAAGAACAATCCCATATCGAATGGCTTACTCATGCCCGGCCACCAATGTAGGCCGCGACCACGTCGATCCGACCGTGTCCAAGCTCGTAACTGATTCGCCTCTGGGCCTCGCCATCAAGGTTCCTATCTACCTGGTAACATTTGCCACCATTGATTGGCGCGGGGCATTGGGTGATCTGCTCGTAGCGCTCACATGCGTACGCTGCTCGTAGCTCATGGAAGCCTTTGAGGTTGTGTGCATGCAGGATATCCCGCGCAGGGCGGATAACTTGTTGCAGAAGATCTAGGTAGTTTTCGTGTGCCGCAATCAGGTTGCGGCTGCCCGCAGACGACACCTGCTGCGCAAACTCAAGTGCACTTCGAACATGGTCATCTACCGCAATCCAACGGGGCGCCGAGGCGCCGGCGCGGCCGCCTTTGGTGCCATCTTGAATGTTAATTCTGCCTAGCTCTTTAGCCTCATGGCTCAGCCGTGGCAGGTCTGCCAGGATGGCCTCGCGCAAGCGCATGCCGGTGGCTCGCGCCAACAGAACGATCGCGGCGGCCTGCAGATGATCACGAATGCAAAGTGCGTCGACAATCTTCTTAACCTGTTCGCGGTCTTGGCCCTGAGGCACCGAGTGTCGAACCCCGGTGCGCTGCATACCCAACGCCTTGCTAGGACTTGGCAAATTCACGTACTGATCACCGCGAAGCGCAGCCATGGTCCTGTTAACGCTGGATAGCCGATTTTGTGCGGTGCTGACAGCGAGATCACCGCGCCTAACCATGTCGCGCAGGTACGCCGCATAGTCGGCCAGCACCTCCCGATCAATCAGCCGCGCATCATTGATACCGGGCCCTTGTTCGGAGCGGCACCACTTCACGAATGCCTGCCACCGATCACAGTGTGCCCTCACCGTGCCGTAGTGACCGCCGCCGAACATGTCTTTCAACGCCTGCGGCCCTGCATAGCTCAGTTGCCTGCCGTAGCCGAAGTTACGGCCATCGCGTCTACCCACCAATGCCATGTCGAATCACCTCATCGCCTGGTCTCCGATCCTCGCCCCACGTCATCCCGCCAAGAATGTTGAGTGTTATCAGGGATCAAGGCCCCTGCGACCTGTGGGGATGTCCACTACGCGGGACTAGCGGCTCCTTACGTCCGGGAGCAAGGGCATCTCATGATCTGGCCTCCTGAACACCGTTACCGGTGGGCGGGTGGAGGCAGCACTGGCTGACGAGACCAGCGCCTGAAGATCCTGAGCCATGTGCAAGCAGCAATGCGATGACCGGGGCATACCTGACTGTCAGTCAGGTGCAGTCCATTCCTTGGTCTGCGGCACCATCATCTACAGCGCTGTTGCTGGTGACATCGGCGTTTGTCACGCCGATTGTCACGAGGGGGAATGCCGCAAAGCCTTGTGCGATCAGGGCTGCAGCAGTGGTAGAAGTGCCCGTCTCTTTCCAGAAGAAAGAGACGGGCACAGGTTGGCGCAGTATTCGGCCAAGCGGATAGGTTGCTGCAGGGCAGCGAGGTACGGTGTATCTGGCGCACGAGCGCTACATGTGTAAGAGCATCCATCACATGGGTAGTGACCGTACGAGCTGCCGGATGCGAATCGTACTTGGGCTGAACCACCGCGGGAGCGGCGTGACCTTTAAGGCTCGGGTCACCTGGGGTGCTGTCATCGACAGCCTTTGCACGGCCAGTTCTACGCCTGTGGATAAACCCGGTCAAGGGCCGAAATTAAGCGCCCTTGAGGACGTGAAAAGCGGTTATCCATCGGTGGAATTACTTGGTAAATCCCGGACAACGTCGTGGCTTTTAGCTCTTCAAAATGAGGTCCATCCAAACAGGGCGGCTTCGCAGCCCTGTTTGGATGGACCCGCGCTGAGAAGCAGATAAGCGAGGCTGCTTGCCCCGAATCTTGGACGTTCAGTTGTTTCCGCAATTCTTGCGCCGTACAGAGCTAGCGGATCGGTACCACGTTCTTGTCTCTGACTTGACCGTATGCTGAGGCAAGCAGGCTGCCGGTGGCAGCTTTCTGGATGTACTCACTCCACCAGGCCATCATCGGTCGTCTGCGTTCAATGTAGTCGGCTCGGTTGTAGGCGCTGCGCACCTCATCCTTGTCGACATGCGCCAGTGCGACCTCAATGAGTTCGGGGTCCCACCCATGTTCATTCAAGATGGTGCTGGCCATCGAGCGCATACCGTGGCTGACCAATCGATCCTGAAAACCCATGCGTTTCAACGCCATGTTGGCGGTCTGGCTATTGGCGTGAGTGCGTGGATTTCTATCGGCCGGAAAGACGTATTCGCGATGGCCGCTGTGAGTCTTCAGTGACTCCAACAGTGCGACAGCGTGATCACTCAACGGGATGCTGTGTGGGCGGCGCTTTTTCATCCGCTCCGGTGGGATAGTCCAGACACGCCTTTCAAAGTCGATATCTGCCCAGCGAGTGGTCGCCGCCTCGGCGGGGCGAGTCATCGTGTGCAACTGCCACTCGATCAGGCAGCGGGTGGTGCGTTTGATGTTGGCGTTCGCGATCTCCAGCATGAGTTCGGGGAGTTCTTCGGGCGGGAGCGCAGCCATGTTCTCTTTCTTGGGCTTCTTGAATTCTGCTCTGATGCCGGTGAGCGGGTTGGCGAAGATCAGGCCGGAGTTTACGCCGTAGGTCATGATCACTTTTAGTCGCTGGCTGAGACGCTTGACCGTCTCCAGGCTGCCTTTCGCTTCGATTAGACGAAGCAATGCGATCACCATCGGCGCGGTGATCTTCATCAGTGGGGTCGTCTTCAAATCGGGAAACACGTGCAGCGTGAGCGACCACCAGATGTCCTCGGCGTAGGCCAGGGTGACCGAGTCCTTCTTGAGCTCGAACCAGGCGGTGGCCACGTTCTCGAAGGTGTGTTCGGTTTCTGCGCGCTTGGCTTCATTCAACGTATTGCGCTGTACCTTCGGATCGATGCCTTAGGCGAGCAGCTCGCGGGCACCGACTGCCATCTTTTTTGCATTCACGAGTGACGGTTCGGCATAGGTCCCGAAGCCGATGTTAATGCGCTTCTTGGTCACCGGTTCGCGGTAGTTGAAATTCCACAGCAACGAGCCGTTGCTGCGTACGCATAACTGCAAACCATCATCGTCAGTTAGGACGTAATCTTTGGACGCTGGTTTGACTCCCTTGAGCTGTCGATCGGAGAGGCGGAGGTTTTGAGCAGGCATGAGATTGTCCTCAGGCACTGATTCGGTATTCCAAAGATTAGCATCGGACGGGCTGGAAACCGTCTGGAATCCCCGAATGGCTGTAACTCAAAAACGCTCAAAAGACCGTACAAGCGCTGAAAGCCACGTATTCACCGAACTGCAGACACAAAAAAAGACGCCCTAAGGCGTCTTCTCTTTTCGGATTTGGTGGAGCCGGGGGGATTTGAACCCCCGTCCGCCAGTGCTCCGCTGTCGGTCCTACATGCTTAGCCGTGTCTATTCAGTTAACCCGCAGCCGCCCGACGGGCAGGGTGCTTTGGGCGAGTTGTGTAAGTTTTAGCCACTTCGTCCACAACGTACTACGCGGCGATCCTGTTCTGTATGACAATCAGGTCGGGTTTACAGGCATCCCCTAGTGATTGCTGGAGCCGAAGCTACCAGAAGGGAGGGCTCGGCTGCTTACGCAGCGAGAGCGTATTCCCCGTAGGTTTCGTCATTGGCAACTATAGAAGTTGCAACAGTGGATTTACGAGTTCTGTTACCAACTCGGCATGCACCTAAAGTTTCACTACCGGCGTCGAATCCTAATCGGCCCCAGGGTCAAGCTCAGGTTGCCGTACCTCGCGGTACGTGAAACGGACTATACCGCATCTGGCGGGCGGCGTCGACTCCTGGTCTGGCCGCCTGCCGGGGGCGGCTTAGCGGCCGTTGCTGCTCTTCTCGAGGTTCTCGAGGTCGGTCACGAC
It encodes the following:
- a CDS encoding integrase, with amino-acid sequence MALVGRRDGRNFGYGRQLSYAGPQALKDMFGGGHYGTVRAHCDRWQAFVKWCRSEQGPGINDARLIDREVLADYAAYLRDMVRRGDLAVSTAQNRLSSVNRTMAALRGDQYVNLPSPSKALGMQRTGVRHSVPQGQDREQVKKIVDALCIRDHLQAAAIVLLARATGMRLREAILADLPRLSHEAKELGRINIQDGTKGGRAGASAPRWIAVDDHVRSALEFAQQVSSAGSRNLIAAHENYLDLLQQVIRPARDILHAHNLKGFHELRAAYACERYEQITQCPAPINGGKCYQVDRNLDGEAQRRISYELGHGRIDVVAAYIGGRA